In Actinoplanes derwentensis, the following proteins share a genomic window:
- a CDS encoding LamG-like jellyroll fold domain-containing protein translates to MGEPPGSTWMVDASGRGHHGRIGHEVGVGMFDGTTVGYRFERLEPDTPPTRPGHLVSVPDQTDLDPGERDFAVSLRLKTTHKFGNIIQKGQATVSGGNWKVQLPNGRATCTFRGAKGTIELIAPYRINDGGWHVVRCSRLRSGVYLAIDGRLAAGREGWVGAIDNDWPVSIGGKTDCDQVKVGCDYYAGELDWAVIQAAPPAERSSPAVAGRR, encoded by the coding sequence ATGGGTGAACCGCCGGGAAGCACCTGGATGGTGGACGCCAGTGGACGCGGTCATCACGGGCGAATCGGTCACGAGGTCGGCGTCGGCATGTTCGACGGTACGACGGTCGGATACCGCTTCGAACGGCTGGAACCGGACACTCCGCCCACCCGGCCCGGCCATCTGGTCAGCGTTCCCGACCAAACGGATCTTGACCCGGGGGAGCGGGACTTCGCGGTCTCGCTCCGGCTGAAGACCACTCACAAGTTCGGCAACATCATTCAGAAGGGTCAGGCGACCGTGTCCGGCGGCAACTGGAAGGTCCAGCTCCCCAACGGCCGGGCGACCTGCACCTTCCGCGGCGCCAAGGGGACGATCGAGCTGATCGCGCCGTACCGGATCAACGACGGCGGCTGGCACGTGGTCCGCTGCTCCCGGCTGCGGTCCGGCGTCTACCTGGCCATCGACGGGCGGCTCGCGGCCGGACGGGAGGGCTGGGTCGGCGCGATCGACAACGACTGGCCGGTCTCCATCGGCGGCAAGACCGACTGTGATCAGGTGAAGGTGGGCTGCGACTACTACGCGGGTGAACTGGACTGGGCGGTGATCCAGGCGGCACCGCCGGCGGAACGCTCCAGCCCGGCGGTCGCGGGACGGCGGTGA
- a CDS encoding glycoside hydrolase family 53 protein, translating to MKAAVTAAVLAIAVMVNPAPAQAASLTMLGADVSSLQRTLDLGGKYYNASGVEANAYDILKTAGVNYARLRVWNNPASGYNNKAKVLQQAAAIKAKGLKLMVDFHYSDTWADPGKQYPPAAWASYTLAQLQTAVYNYTYDVCSSLKSAGLTPDSVQIGNEINVGMLWPKGQVVNSNFAPLAALLKQGYNATKACNSGTQVIIHTADADSMTNARWFYDGIKAAGVTWDITALSYYCMWHGTLANLYNVITDVRTRYGKPVIIAETAYQFTTADADSEKNSIPGTVLCDSIPATSAGQAQQFTWVQNTARNAGAIGVFYWEPTWYAIKGNGWDPANINGTGDGWDNMAVFDWTGKVNPYIKWAA from the coding sequence ATGAAGGCCGCCGTCACGGCCGCCGTCCTCGCGATCGCCGTGATGGTAAACCCCGCTCCCGCACAAGCCGCCTCCCTCACCATGCTCGGCGCCGACGTGTCGTCGCTGCAGCGCACGCTCGATCTGGGCGGTAAGTACTACAACGCCTCGGGAGTCGAGGCGAACGCCTACGACATCCTGAAGACAGCCGGCGTCAACTACGCCCGGCTGCGTGTCTGGAACAACCCGGCCAGTGGTTACAACAACAAGGCCAAGGTGCTCCAGCAGGCGGCGGCCATCAAGGCCAAGGGCCTGAAGCTGATGGTCGATTTCCACTACTCCGACACCTGGGCCGACCCCGGCAAGCAGTACCCGCCGGCGGCATGGGCGTCCTACACGCTCGCCCAGTTGCAGACGGCGGTCTACAACTACACCTACGACGTGTGCAGCAGCCTCAAGTCAGCGGGCCTCACGCCGGACAGTGTGCAGATCGGCAACGAGATCAACGTCGGCATGCTGTGGCCCAAGGGCCAGGTGGTGAACAGCAACTTCGCCCCGCTGGCGGCGCTGCTGAAGCAGGGCTACAACGCGACGAAGGCCTGCAACAGCGGTACCCAGGTCATCATCCACACCGCCGACGCGGACAGCATGACCAACGCGCGCTGGTTCTACGACGGTATCAAGGCGGCCGGTGTGACCTGGGACATCACCGCGCTGTCGTACTACTGCATGTGGCACGGCACGCTCGCCAACCTGTACAACGTGATCACCGACGTGCGTACCCGGTACGGCAAGCCGGTGATCATCGCGGAGACGGCATACCAGTTCACCACCGCGGACGCCGACAGCGAGAAGAACTCGATCCCCGGCACGGTGCTCTGCGACAGCATCCCGGCCACTTCGGCGGGCCAGGCCCAGCAGTTCACCTGGGTGCAGAACACTGCCCGCAACGCCGGTGCGATCGGCGTCTTCTACTGGGAACCGACCTGGTACGCCATCAAGGGCAACGGCTGGGACCCGGCGAACATCAACGGCACCGGCGACGGCTGGGACAACATGGCCGTCTTCGACTGGACCGGCAAGGTCAACCCCTACATCAAGTGGGCGGCCTGA
- a CDS encoding glycoside hydrolase family 53 protein, translating to MKPSLAVAAFLAVALIPSPAAAHEQKGLTMRGADVSTLQRSLELGQKFYDVRGKRDNPYEILQDAGVNYVRLRIWNNPTSGYSNKAKVLQQARAAKAKGMKLLVDFHYSDTWADPGKQFVPKAWDGHTLEQLEKDVYDYTYDVCSSLKKQGTTPDSVQVGNEINTGMLWPTGYVNNSDFTPLTKLLNAGHDATKACSKKTQVMVHTALAGNIDAAHWFYDGITAAGAKWDITALSYYCMWHGSLTNLSTVVGDVKARYGKPVVIAETAYPYTTENFDHLENIMLSEAPCDGVPATQKGQAQQFAAVQTTARDAGAIGVFYWEPTWTGIAGNGWDTEDIENSGNAWENMATFDDSGRINPYVRWLR from the coding sequence ATGAAACCGTCCCTCGCTGTCGCCGCTTTCCTCGCGGTGGCACTGATCCCCTCCCCCGCCGCCGCGCATGAACAAAAAGGCCTGACAATGCGCGGCGCCGACGTCTCCACCCTGCAGCGATCATTAGAACTCGGTCAGAAGTTCTACGACGTCCGCGGCAAGCGCGACAATCCGTACGAGATTCTGCAGGACGCCGGGGTCAATTACGTCCGGCTGCGCATCTGGAACAACCCGACCAGCGGTTATTCGAACAAGGCCAAGGTTCTGCAACAGGCCCGCGCGGCCAAGGCCAAGGGCATGAAGCTGCTCGTCGACTTCCATTACTCCGACACGTGGGCCGACCCGGGCAAGCAATTCGTCCCGAAAGCGTGGGACGGCCACACGCTGGAGCAGCTGGAGAAGGACGTCTACGATTACACGTACGATGTCTGCAGCAGTTTGAAGAAGCAGGGCACGACACCGGACAGCGTGCAGGTCGGCAATGAGATCAACACCGGCATGCTGTGGCCCACCGGATATGTGAACAACAGCGACTTCACGCCGCTCACGAAACTGCTCAACGCCGGTCATGACGCGACGAAAGCGTGCAGTAAGAAGACTCAGGTCATGGTGCACACCGCACTGGCCGGCAACATCGACGCCGCGCACTGGTTCTATGACGGGATCACCGCAGCGGGAGCGAAGTGGGACATCACCGCGCTGTCCTATTACTGCATGTGGCACGGGAGTCTCACCAACCTGTCCACGGTCGTCGGTGACGTGAAAGCCCGTTACGGCAAGCCGGTCGTGATCGCCGAGACGGCCTATCCGTACACCACCGAGAATTTCGACCACCTCGAGAACATCATGCTGTCGGAAGCTCCCTGCGATGGTGTCCCCGCCACGCAGAAGGGCCAGGCGCAGCAGTTCGCCGCCGTGCAGACCACCGCGCGTGACGCGGGAGCCATCGGTGTCTTCTATTGGGAACCCACCTGGACCGGTATCGCCGGCAACGGCTGGGACACCGAGGACATCGAGAACTCCGGTAACGCCTGGGAGAACATGGCGACCTTCGACGACAGCGGACGCATCAACCCCTATGTCCGCTGGCTCCGGTAA
- a CDS encoding LacI family DNA-binding transcriptional regulator has product MSRKRPTIRDVAREAGVSYATVSRVLNGRDWVSPEAVRSVTDAIARTGYTANPHARSLATGKSGSIAFLLTEPQHLLFEDPNFAVLLRGVAQALSDQGLTLILMIASTPQERERTVTYLGGGHVDGVLLVSPHSGDPLLRQLVQAEIPIVACGQVLGFEESISSVSADDGMGGRMAVEHLLAAGCRRIATITGPQDQFGGVFRLRGYTDALIAAGIAVDPAYIEHGDWSRESGAAGMRALLARVPDVDGVFAASDAMAAATLPVLREAGRDVPGHVRVVGFDDSVLAVTTEPTLTTVRNPMERISEEMVRLLTDVIAGRTPLSITVPTSLVVRGSSPS; this is encoded by the coding sequence GTGTCGCGTAAACGCCCCACCATCCGCGATGTCGCTCGCGAGGCCGGGGTCTCCTACGCGACGGTCTCCCGGGTCCTCAACGGACGCGACTGGGTCAGCCCGGAAGCGGTCAGGTCGGTCACCGACGCCATCGCCCGCACCGGTTACACGGCGAACCCGCACGCCCGTTCGCTGGCCACCGGGAAGTCCGGGTCGATCGCGTTCCTGCTGACCGAGCCGCAGCACCTGCTGTTCGAGGACCCGAACTTCGCGGTGCTGCTGCGCGGGGTGGCTCAGGCGCTCTCCGATCAGGGCCTGACCCTGATATTGATGATCGCCTCCACCCCTCAGGAACGGGAGCGGACCGTCACCTACCTGGGTGGCGGGCACGTCGACGGGGTGCTGCTGGTGTCGCCGCACTCCGGTGACCCGCTGCTGCGGCAGCTGGTGCAGGCCGAGATCCCGATCGTGGCCTGTGGTCAGGTGCTCGGGTTCGAGGAGTCGATCAGTTCGGTGTCGGCCGACGACGGGATGGGCGGGCGGATGGCCGTGGAGCATCTGCTCGCGGCCGGCTGCCGGCGGATCGCCACGATCACCGGGCCGCAGGACCAGTTCGGCGGGGTGTTCCGGCTGCGGGGCTACACCGACGCGCTGATCGCGGCCGGGATCGCCGTCGACCCGGCGTACATCGAGCACGGCGACTGGAGCCGGGAGAGCGGCGCGGCGGGAATGCGCGCGCTGCTCGCCCGGGTGCCGGACGTGGACGGGGTGTTCGCGGCCTCGGACGCGATGGCCGCCGCGACCCTGCCGGTGCTGCGCGAGGCCGGCCGGGACGTGCCCGGTCACGTGCGGGTGGTCGGGTTCGACGACTCGGTGCTCGCGGTCACCACCGAACCGACCCTGACGACCGTGCGCAACCCGATGGAACGCATCAGCGAAGAGATGGTCCGGCTGCTCACCGACGTGATCGCCGGGCGCACCCCGCTCTCCATCACCGTGCCCACTTCTCTCGTGGTGCGCGGTAGTTCCCCCTCCTGA
- a CDS encoding carbohydrate ABC transporter permease: MLKNKRSTLATVLLLLGAAYCLLPVLWVLIASSKSSSELFSTFTLMPSTHLWDNLVDLNGYRDGLYWRWMANTALYAGVGAAASTLVSAMAGYALAKFDFPGKSAAFNIILAGVLVPGVILAIPQYLLLAKLGMTNTYWAVLLPSFISPYGIYLARIFAAASVPTEILEATRIDGSGEWRTFGTVVLPMMRTGLVTVFLFQFVAIWNNFMLPYIMLGDDRLYPITVGLSGLLNQGAAQPAMYTAVVTGALVSIVPLIALFLTLQRYWQVDLAAGGVKA; the protein is encoded by the coding sequence ATGCTTAAGAACAAACGCAGCACACTGGCCACCGTGCTGCTCCTCCTCGGTGCCGCCTACTGCCTGCTCCCGGTGCTCTGGGTGCTGATCGCCTCGTCGAAGAGCTCCAGTGAGCTGTTCTCCACGTTCACCCTGATGCCCAGCACCCACCTGTGGGACAACCTGGTGGACCTGAACGGTTACCGGGACGGCCTGTACTGGCGCTGGATGGCGAACACTGCTCTCTACGCCGGTGTCGGTGCCGCCGCCTCCACGCTGGTCTCGGCGATGGCCGGTTACGCGCTCGCCAAGTTCGACTTCCCCGGCAAGAGCGCGGCCTTCAACATCATCCTGGCCGGTGTGCTGGTGCCCGGCGTCATCCTGGCCATCCCGCAGTACCTGCTGCTGGCCAAGCTCGGGATGACCAACACCTACTGGGCGGTGCTGCTGCCCAGCTTCATCAGCCCGTACGGCATCTATCTGGCCCGGATCTTCGCGGCCGCGTCGGTGCCGACCGAGATCCTGGAGGCGACCCGGATCGACGGCTCGGGAGAGTGGCGCACCTTCGGCACGGTGGTACTGCCGATGATGCGGACCGGGCTGGTGACCGTGTTCCTGTTCCAGTTCGTGGCGATCTGGAACAACTTCATGCTGCCGTACATCATGCTCGGCGACGACCGGCTCTACCCGATCACGGTCGGGCTGAGCGGCCTGCTCAACCAGGGCGCCGCCCAGCCGGCCATGTACACCGCCGTCGTCACCGGCGCACTGGTGTCGATCGTTCCGCTGATAGCGCTGTTCCTGACCCTGCAGCGGTACTGGCAGGTCGACCTGGCCGCCGGCGGAGTGAAGGCCTGA
- a CDS encoding carbohydrate ABC transporter permease, with product MSLTTTAPRKTAAPTAGTPRRRKAKRTGTPYGFLAPAMILFAAFLAAPIVYAGYLSLRKVKVSGLGLGSKSRTEIWAGLDNYTRSLTDPDFLPSVYRVGAYGLIVVPTMLGLALLFALLLDANRTRESIGKFARISIFLPYAVPAVVASLLWGFLYLPRVSPITDIFEAVGITAPNLLSSSLTMWAVANIAIWGGTGFNMIVIYTALRAVPTSLYESARIDGASELAIAWRIKIPIVMPSLVMTFVFSLIATLQVFAEPMTLRPLANTISTTWTPLMKVYRDAFARNDLYAAAATSVIIALATFILSFGFLKLVGRRAFNQED from the coding sequence ATGTCGCTGACAACCACCGCACCGAGGAAGACCGCGGCGCCCACGGCGGGCACGCCCCGGCGCCGAAAGGCGAAGAGGACCGGCACTCCGTACGGGTTCCTCGCCCCCGCCATGATCCTGTTCGCCGCGTTCCTGGCAGCGCCGATCGTGTACGCCGGCTATCTGAGCCTGCGCAAGGTCAAGGTGAGTGGCCTGGGACTCGGGTCCAAGTCGCGGACCGAGATCTGGGCCGGGCTGGACAACTACACCCGGTCGCTGACCGATCCCGATTTCCTGCCCAGTGTGTACCGGGTCGGGGCGTACGGCCTGATCGTCGTACCCACGATGCTCGGTCTGGCTCTGCTCTTCGCCCTGCTGCTGGACGCGAACCGGACCCGCGAGTCGATCGGTAAGTTCGCCCGGATCTCGATCTTCCTGCCGTACGCGGTGCCGGCCGTGGTCGCCTCGCTGCTCTGGGGTTTCCTCTACCTGCCCCGGGTCAGCCCGATCACCGACATCTTCGAGGCCGTCGGGATCACCGCGCCGAACCTGCTCTCCAGCAGTCTGACGATGTGGGCGGTCGCGAACATCGCGATCTGGGGTGGCACCGGCTTCAACATGATCGTCATCTACACGGCGCTGCGTGCCGTGCCGACGAGCCTGTACGAGTCGGCCCGCATCGACGGCGCCTCGGAGCTCGCGATCGCCTGGCGCATCAAGATCCCGATCGTGATGCCGTCGCTGGTGATGACCTTCGTCTTCTCGCTCATCGCCACCCTGCAGGTGTTCGCCGAGCCGATGACGCTGCGCCCGCTGGCCAACACGATCTCGACCACGTGGACGCCGCTGATGAAGGTCTACCGGGACGCGTTCGCCCGTAACGACCTCTACGCGGCCGCCGCCACCTCGGTGATCATCGCGCTCGCCACGTTCATCCTGTCCTTCGGCTTCCTGAAGCTCGTCGGGCGCCGGGCCTTCAACCAGGAGGACTGA
- a CDS encoding ABC transporter substrate-binding protein codes for MKTKFAPLMAALAAAALFTGSACSSTDSSDEGAVDPNEKVELTYWTWTPNMDKVVAAWNAKNPNIQVTVNKQDGGDPAVTKLLTAIKAGSGAPDIMQAEYQKVPTLVSADALADISAEVGAIKDKYPAGAWSGVSLGSDAAYGVPQDSGPLMFFYRADVFEKNGIAAPKTWDDYAAAAEKIHKADAKQYLGTFSANDAGLFTGLAQQAGASWWGVNGDAWSVNINDAATQKVASYWGGLVEKGVIDNKPMYTPEWNAALNDGTQVGWVSAVWAPGVLDGSAKDTKGKWKAAPMPQWDAAAPKTGAWGGSATSVTTQSKHKKQATQFITWLNSDPESLKLLADTAFIYPASNDATSVLTTPPAFFADQADYYTIAGEASKQLSPFTYGPNVNVAYSAFNDAFAKAAESKKAAAFTESLATMQKTTVDDMKNSGFTVAG; via the coding sequence ATGAAGACTAAATTCGCACCGCTGATGGCGGCTCTCGCCGCGGCGGCTTTGTTCACCGGCTCCGCCTGCAGCAGCACCGATTCCTCGGACGAGGGGGCCGTCGACCCCAACGAGAAGGTCGAGCTGACCTACTGGACCTGGACTCCGAACATGGACAAGGTCGTGGCTGCCTGGAACGCGAAGAACCCGAACATCCAGGTCACGGTCAACAAGCAGGACGGCGGCGACCCGGCCGTCACCAAGCTGCTGACCGCGATCAAGGCGGGTTCCGGCGCGCCGGACATCATGCAGGCCGAGTACCAGAAGGTGCCGACGCTGGTCTCCGCGGACGCGCTCGCTGACATCTCCGCCGAGGTCGGCGCGATCAAGGACAAGTACCCGGCCGGCGCGTGGAGCGGTGTCTCCCTCGGTTCGGACGCGGCCTACGGTGTCCCGCAGGACTCCGGCCCGCTGATGTTCTTCTACCGCGCGGACGTCTTCGAGAAGAACGGCATCGCGGCCCCGAAGACCTGGGACGACTACGCGGCCGCCGCAGAGAAGATCCACAAGGCGGACGCCAAGCAGTACCTGGGCACCTTCTCGGCCAACGACGCGGGTCTGTTCACCGGCCTCGCGCAGCAGGCCGGCGCCTCCTGGTGGGGTGTGAACGGGGACGCCTGGAGCGTCAACATCAACGACGCGGCCACCCAGAAGGTCGCCTCCTACTGGGGTGGCCTGGTGGAGAAGGGCGTCATCGACAACAAGCCGATGTACACCCCGGAGTGGAACGCGGCCCTCAACGACGGCACCCAGGTCGGCTGGGTCAGCGCGGTCTGGGCCCCGGGTGTGCTCGACGGCAGCGCCAAGGACACCAAGGGCAAGTGGAAGGCCGCCCCGATGCCGCAGTGGGACGCCGCGGCTCCGAAGACCGGCGCCTGGGGCGGTTCGGCCACCAGTGTGACGACCCAGTCGAAGCACAAGAAGCAGGCCACCCAGTTCATCACCTGGCTCAACAGCGACCCGGAGTCGCTGAAGCTGCTCGCCGACACGGCGTTCATCTACCCGGCCTCCAACGACGCCACCAGTGTGCTGACCACCCCGCCGGCGTTCTTCGCGGACCAGGCGGACTACTACACCATCGCCGGTGAGGCCTCCAAGCAGCTCTCGCCGTTCACCTACGGCCCGAACGTGAACGTCGCCTACAGCGCGTTCAACGACGCCTTCGCCAAGGCCGCCGAGTCGAAGAAGGCCGCCGCCTTCACCGAGTCCCTGGCGACCATGCAGAAGACCACCGTCGACGACATGAAGAACTCCGGGTTCACCGTCGCCGGATGA